One Marasmius oreades isolate 03SP1 chromosome 2, whole genome shotgun sequence DNA segment encodes these proteins:
- a CDS encoding uncharacterized protein (BUSCO:EOG09263RW3): MRENTDGFRLRTADGASNQCHVGAFRPNFGSVSRGFSVPYQKNFSIAILLPLHPHSLTSTIIMDGTGKGLLLKADPIAASFREEVQSTLVQRDRPPKLIGILATSSEPSRMYSEFTKKQCEALGFEYILKKTGAALSSDLAEGEGVEEAIVEANEDERVDGVLVYFPIFGVQQDHYLQQVVSPLKDVEGLHFKFHYNLYHNIRFLRPQFLTVTTHSNDAGLTVAENDEPPAGMVKSIIPCTPLAIVKCLEYVGVYNKILPYGDRAYGKTVCVINRSEVVGRPLAALLANDGARVFSVDIDSIQEYNKRPSAEVSSQRQYYPRHVVRPSNLSLQECIALSDVVISAVPNANYKVYTAWLKDGCVCVNVAAEKNFESNVREKASIYIPAVGKVTILMLLRNLLRLQHYKTILQTTP, translated from the exons ATGAGGGAGAATACAGACGGTTTTCGCCTGAGAACTGCCGATGGTGCCAGTAACCAGTGTCATGTCGGGGCTTTCCGTCCGAACTTCGGCTCTGTATCACGTGGCTTCTCCGTCCCCTATCAAAAAAATTTCTCGATCGCTATACTTCTCCCTCTGCATCCTCACAGTCTAACATCCACCATCATTATGGATGGCACCGGGAAGGGTTTACTTTTGAAAGCAGATCCGATTGCAGCCTCTTTCCGAGAGGAAGTGCAATCAACTCTTGTTCAACGCGATCGACCTCCAAAACTCATAGGGATCCTTGCGACCTCTTCTGAACCCAGTCGAATGTACTCCGAGTTCACCAAGAAACAGTGTGAAGCTCTGGGATTTGAATACATCCTTAAGAAGACGGGGGCTGCCTTATCATCAGATCTTGCGGAAGGCGAAGGGGTCGAAGAGGCGATTGTAGAAGCAAATGAAGACGAGCGCGTTGACGGAGTCTTG GTGTATTTCCCGATTTTTGGGGTTCAGCAG GATCACTATCTGCAACAG GTGGTCTCACCGCTGAAAGATGTGGAGGGTCTACACTTCAAGTTCCATTACAACCTCTACCACAA TATCCGTTTTCTTCGCCCCCAGTTCTTGACGGTCACCACCCATTCAAACGACGCCGGTCTGACGGTCGCAGAGAATGACGAACCACCGGCAGGAATGGTGAAATCTATCATTCCGTGTACACCATTAGCCATCGTCAAGTGCCTTGAATATGTGGGAGTGTACAATAAAATCCTGCCTTATGGCGACCGCGCCTACGGTAAAACGGTCTGTGTCATCAACCG CTCGGAAGTCGTTGGCCGTCCCCTTGCAGCGCTGTTGGCTAATGATGGAGCGAGAGTATTTTCAGTTGACATAGATTCTATTCAG GAATACAACAAGAGGCCCTCAGCTGAGGTGTCATCTCAAAGGCAATACTACCCGAGGCATGTCGTGCGACCTAGTAATCTCTCTTTACAAGAGTGTATTGCTCTGTCAGACGTCGTCATTTCCGCCGTACCGAACGCAAATTACAAAGTGTATACGGCGTGGTTAAAAGACGGCTGTGTGTGTGTCAATGTCGCCGCAGAGAAGAATTTCGAGAGTAACGTAAGGGAGAAG GCTTCAATATACATCCCTGCAGTGGGCAAAGTGACCATTCTCATGTTACTTAGAAACCT ATTGAGGTTGCAACACTACAAGACTATATTGCAAACCACACCTTga
- a CDS encoding uncharacterized protein (BUSCO:EOG09264F60) yields the protein MSSLVRPVRPTSLNVSLANTSSMGTRPRRPSIVKVEKVGDRSLDVLDQNTYFNHNANWVNAKGAWLIHIVLICLGKIIIDTMPGMTHQVSWTLVNLLYLALSYLMFHWVTGIPFQSDMHGGAYDDLTLWEQIDDGEQYTPAKKWLFSVPCILFLASTHYTNYNPWLFAINITALIFVLIPKLPQFHRQRVRFMADGTQSGMATPTGTGSGASTPGLQGGPTLRDITDAHFG from the exons ATGTCGAGTCTTGTTCGACCCGTTCGTCCGACCTCGTTAAACGTTAGCCTCGCAAACACCTCATCAATGGGTACAAGGCCTAGAAGACCCAGCATTGTCAAGGTCGAAAAGGTCGGCGACCGCTCTCTCGACGTTCTTGACCAGAATACCTACTTCAATCACAACGCAAACTGGGTCAACGCAAAAG GGGCATGGCTTATTCACATCGTACTCATTTGCCTTGGGAAAATCATTATTGACACGATGCCAGGAATGACCCATCAGGTTAGCTGGACCCTCGTCAACCTCCTTTATCTTGCG TTATCGTATTTGATGTTTCATTGGGTTACCGGCATTCCATTCCAATCTGATATGCATGGAGGAGCCTACGACGACCTTACCTTATGGGAACAGATCGACGATGGTGAACAATATACTCCTGCAAAGAAATGGCTATTCTCTGTCCCGTGCATCCT GTTTCTTGCCTCTACTCACTATACCAATTATAATCCATGGTTATTCGCCATCAACATAACAGCTCTGATATTCGTCCTCATTCCGAAATTACCCCAG TTCCACCGTCAAAGGGTCCGATTTATGGCCGATGGTACACAGTCTGGAATGGCCACACCAACTGGGACTGGATCCGGTGCTTCCACACCCGGTCTGCAAGGTGGCCCTACGTTGCGCGATATCACTGATGCTCATTTCGGTTAG